In Actinoplanes sp. NBC_00393, a single genomic region encodes these proteins:
- a CDS encoding tubulin-like doman-containing protein has product MKKIHQPMLFLGLGGTGCKVGAELEKRLREGLCGPDGTALQTLMRDRNLLPYQLPSCTQFVYADLSAAELQRVRREVVPGREHEQAAQKTMRLITDLVPAGLANSAEVAQSLRINLDDDTIGWLPARETDPRVGPLTHGAGQLPTVGRAVLFETLRRNRDTAMAGLREALADINQSAGDLSVLSGSAQQLDTILVFVVFSVAGGTGSGIFYDYLHLIGEMMVRGGRQAEIYPLVLMPSAFDEVQGGGRPAELNAGSALIELFRLIDDQNAQGSADTFKVGSAHRTVSVRYPGAEDVQLPPGMIQTAFLFGRPVGGVHRDDLHRSMVSLMDSLISAEPPNAQSTPGMNSSHPTFADVFINSASQRNQMSDTGVGRRSVTTSAVAALTTPLLEITDIVAGHLLANAVDELLKPPGAAESNKAYIRNFIAAAGLDTILEAKPTRIPPHQNPVGYQAVLATLTDRANAMAANIERGQDSLAGPIAEMAQKIQPVTATKVLLREMDLFRARRVLFGHPEMTDSLERGGFRSMLETWASPPVGPSGLSAASPPLPENLRRKVTQRLRIADPAVQQVIRKQDTWYNWQTRRLYNAAWNNSRRQWERPWQGFVDELNAVHEQFLAHAVEDRQQFDARSKDLYKACVGVAYLLPAENRGLEGFYRTVFERMKQEYAQLLAPNATEGHLLNAILGPDGWLEAYEQGRSDPLAAVGYVRQRIKQVVTEQLRPPGGDRPALIPKMEDLLASAAGSRVRSVTDDDLSRFRQKLAELVPGGFAPDGRAPVKTLFIYPAAQASTDIERYLRQNVRLPADMQAEPEFRAIRGDSMMVVLLRGSMGVTEVPEVRRVVKQFTEAQRMPRPHDYLTWRRRLRPDSGYRLMAREDRGYVLHHLLCLAWDGRIDVRAGEMGSPERIEIHVGARQAATMTLDLSALGALSSWPSMLQAYEQWILNDDDSGRRDLAAKLTSYSPFDAGTAPQRPHQLFATLVDLIDTETKKLKEAEQTRVLSRDPQLGVIREFWLETMPAALSMPVGTSTRNLLDLREQVEAAYGLGQ; this is encoded by the coding sequence ATGAAGAAGATCCACCAGCCGATGTTGTTCCTCGGTCTCGGCGGCACCGGCTGCAAGGTCGGCGCCGAACTGGAGAAGCGCCTGCGTGAGGGACTGTGCGGCCCGGACGGGACCGCGCTGCAGACCCTGATGCGGGACCGGAACCTGCTGCCGTACCAGCTGCCGTCCTGCACCCAGTTCGTCTACGCCGACCTGAGCGCGGCCGAGCTGCAGCGGGTGCGCCGCGAGGTGGTGCCCGGCCGCGAGCACGAGCAGGCCGCCCAGAAGACGATGCGGCTGATCACCGACCTGGTGCCGGCCGGTTTGGCGAACTCCGCCGAGGTGGCGCAGAGCCTGCGTATCAACCTGGACGACGACACGATCGGCTGGCTGCCGGCGCGGGAGACCGATCCGCGGGTCGGTCCGCTGACGCACGGCGCCGGTCAGCTGCCGACGGTCGGGCGGGCGGTGCTGTTCGAGACGTTGCGCCGCAACCGGGACACCGCGATGGCCGGACTGCGCGAGGCCCTGGCCGACATCAACCAGTCCGCCGGTGACCTGTCCGTGCTCAGCGGCAGCGCCCAGCAGCTCGACACCATCCTGGTGTTCGTCGTCTTCTCGGTGGCCGGCGGCACCGGCAGCGGCATCTTCTACGACTACCTGCACCTGATCGGCGAGATGATGGTGCGCGGCGGCCGGCAGGCGGAGATCTACCCGCTGGTGCTGATGCCGTCGGCGTTCGACGAGGTGCAGGGCGGCGGGCGGCCGGCCGAGCTGAACGCCGGTTCCGCGCTGATCGAACTCTTCCGGCTGATCGACGACCAGAACGCGCAGGGCTCCGCGGACACCTTCAAGGTCGGCAGCGCACACCGTACGGTCTCGGTGCGCTACCCGGGTGCGGAGGACGTGCAACTGCCGCCCGGCATGATCCAGACGGCGTTCCTGTTCGGCCGCCCGGTCGGCGGGGTGCACCGCGACGACCTGCACCGCTCGATGGTGTCGCTGATGGACTCGCTGATCAGCGCCGAGCCGCCGAACGCGCAGAGCACGCCCGGCATGAACTCCAGCCATCCGACCTTCGCGGACGTCTTCATCAACTCCGCGAGCCAGCGCAACCAGATGTCGGACACCGGTGTCGGCCGGCGTAGCGTGACCACCAGCGCGGTGGCCGCCCTGACCACACCGTTGCTGGAGATCACCGACATCGTCGCCGGTCATCTGCTGGCCAACGCCGTCGACGAGCTGCTCAAACCGCCGGGCGCCGCGGAGAGCAACAAGGCGTACATCCGCAACTTCATCGCGGCCGCCGGGCTGGACACCATCCTGGAGGCCAAGCCGACCCGGATCCCACCGCACCAGAATCCGGTCGGCTACCAGGCGGTGCTGGCCACGCTCACCGACCGGGCCAACGCGATGGCAGCCAACATCGAACGCGGCCAGGACAGCTTGGCCGGGCCGATCGCCGAGATGGCCCAGAAGATCCAGCCGGTCACCGCCACGAAGGTGCTGCTGCGCGAGATGGATCTGTTCCGGGCCCGGCGGGTGCTGTTCGGGCATCCGGAGATGACCGATTCGCTGGAGCGCGGCGGGTTCCGATCGATGCTGGAGACCTGGGCGTCGCCGCCGGTGGGGCCGAGCGGGCTCAGTGCGGCCTCCCCGCCGTTGCCGGAGAACCTGCGCCGCAAGGTCACCCAGCGGCTGCGGATCGCCGATCCGGCCGTGCAGCAGGTCATCCGCAAGCAGGACACCTGGTACAACTGGCAGACCCGGCGGCTCTACAACGCCGCCTGGAACAACAGCCGCCGCCAGTGGGAGCGTCCCTGGCAGGGTTTCGTCGACGAGCTGAACGCGGTGCACGAACAGTTCCTCGCGCACGCCGTGGAGGACCGGCAGCAGTTCGACGCGCGCAGCAAGGACCTGTACAAGGCCTGCGTCGGTGTCGCGTACCTGCTGCCCGCGGAGAACCGCGGCCTGGAGGGCTTCTACCGCACGGTGTTCGAGCGGATGAAGCAGGAGTACGCCCAGCTGCTGGCACCCAACGCCACCGAGGGTCACCTGCTCAACGCGATCCTCGGCCCGGACGGCTGGCTCGAGGCGTACGAACAGGGCCGCAGCGATCCGCTGGCCGCGGTCGGCTACGTGCGCCAGCGCATCAAGCAGGTGGTGACCGAGCAGCTGCGGCCGCCGGGCGGGGACCGTCCGGCGCTGATCCCGAAGATGGAGGATCTGCTCGCCAGCGCCGCCGGGAGCCGGGTCCGGTCGGTGACCGACGACGATCTGAGCCGGTTCCGGCAGAAGCTCGCCGAGCTGGTGCCCGGCGGGTTCGCCCCGGACGGGCGGGCGCCGGTCAAGACGCTGTTCATCTACCCGGCCGCGCAGGCCAGCACCGACATCGAGCGCTACCTGCGGCAGAACGTGCGGCTGCCGGCCGACATGCAGGCCGAGCCGGAGTTCCGGGCGATCCGCGGCGACTCCATGATGGTCGTGTTGCTGCGCGGCTCGATGGGCGTCACCGAGGTGCCCGAGGTGCGCCGGGTCGTCAAACAGTTCACCGAGGCGCAGCGCATGCCCCGCCCGCACGACTACCTGACCTGGCGGCGCCGGCTGCGGCCGGACAGCGGCTACCGCCTGATGGCCCGGGAGGACCGCGGTTACGTGCTGCACCACCTGCTCTGCCTGGCCTGGGACGGGCGGATCGACGTCAGGGCCGGCGAGATGGGCAGCCCCGAGCGGATCGAGATCCACGTCGGCGCCCGGCAGGCCGCGACGATGACCCTGGACCTGTCCGCGCTCGGCGCCCTCTCCTCGTGGCCGAGCATGCTGCAGGCGTACGAGCAGTGGATCCTCAACGACGACGACAGTGGACGGCGCGACCTCGCGGCCAAGCTGACGTCCTACAGCCCGTTCGACGCCGGCACCGCGCCGCAGCGTCCGCATCAGCTGTTCGCCACCCTCGTCGACCTCATCGACACCGAGACCAAGAAGCTCAAGGAGGCCGAGCAGACCCGGGTGCTCAGCCGTGACCCGCAGCTCGGCGTGATCCGCGAGTTCTGGCTGGAGACGATGCCGGCGGCGCTGAGCATGCCGGTCGGCACCTCCACCCGCAACCTGCTGGATCTGCGCGAGCAGGTCGAGGCCGCGTACGGGCTGGGGCAGTGA
- a CDS encoding VWA domain-containing protein, with product MRTTRLLATVALVVLGGPLAVAAGPGPAAAREDPPTLPPMQVVVLVDESGSLSDDDVKREREAARTIAFSVLAPRSEVSVVGFGSSNGPGQSAVNVVCKPTVLDGEQARNLLAGCVSKLHRRTSDEGDDTDHAAALQQALSVVEAGDAGHKKIVFLLTDGRLDVSNSSSYGDTAERRNDAARADATRTLDELAQKKAQVWPLGFGSVDVAALQGFARGRSCTPAAGDPRERVVSDSSKLTAAVAEAFSSAACVKYEPIPPVKLPRNGSAELRGTIPAIASEASILVYKRDERVQVEYWAPGATKPAPEAGGTNFEFAGQSTDLETVKISDPVPGEWTIRLSSADVPADEVMATVVYQAAVRTYLTVNPPQPEPGQQVDVEMQVWARKRAITDRAALSGLNFSASMAGAGFEPGRIALADGDGDGTFTGKVTVPAAATGDLAFTGQVTGIGIGGDTRVLNTTVQAGGNAVQGSIRFDVNRAAGHPGSEITGQVAVSNDSGAPVRLRLIVADPSPGTVLTVDPPLLEAAAGDSQMPFTLRVGADTAEDTISATLRLVRDDDPSVVIAERLFAAEITPVPSWPYRNRWWLLGAAVLLVIGLAVLAVRWRARNEALKVQGLTVRLFAAGTLRDELPAPDGNRRALRFTVHEDFSGPSLQPAEARDAEAYEVRRAGSGIVFAAPGKPRGPLGLGVSKPVRDQLSVVVTDGGDTDESVPQAFDSPFVGSPASVPIPGPRSESEPESYPPPQDPYASDPFGAPTTPFGNGSAPADASPAGGSGFEDLNNPFR from the coding sequence ATGCGTACCACGAGACTGCTCGCGACTGTGGCACTGGTGGTCCTGGGCGGCCCACTGGCCGTCGCCGCGGGGCCCGGACCGGCCGCGGCCCGCGAGGATCCGCCGACCCTGCCCCCGATGCAGGTCGTGGTGCTGGTCGACGAGTCCGGAAGCCTCAGCGACGACGACGTGAAACGCGAGCGGGAGGCCGCGCGCACCATCGCGTTCAGCGTGCTCGCCCCGCGTTCCGAGGTCTCGGTCGTCGGGTTCGGCAGCTCCAACGGCCCCGGCCAGAGCGCCGTCAACGTGGTCTGCAAGCCGACCGTCCTGGACGGCGAGCAGGCCCGCAACTTGCTCGCCGGCTGCGTGTCCAAGCTGCACCGGCGTACCAGCGACGAGGGCGACGACACCGACCACGCCGCCGCGCTGCAGCAGGCGCTGTCCGTCGTCGAGGCCGGCGACGCCGGCCACAAGAAGATCGTCTTCCTGCTCACCGACGGCCGGCTCGACGTCTCGAACAGTTCCTCGTACGGCGACACCGCGGAACGCCGCAACGACGCTGCCCGGGCCGACGCGACCCGGACCCTCGACGAGCTGGCCCAGAAGAAGGCGCAGGTGTGGCCGCTCGGCTTCGGCTCGGTCGACGTGGCCGCCCTGCAGGGTTTCGCCCGCGGCCGCAGCTGCACCCCGGCGGCCGGGGATCCGCGCGAGCGGGTGGTCTCCGACTCGTCGAAACTGACCGCGGCGGTCGCCGAGGCGTTCAGCTCGGCGGCGTGCGTGAAGTACGAACCGATCCCGCCCGTGAAACTGCCCCGCAACGGCAGCGCGGAACTGCGCGGGACGATCCCGGCGATCGCCAGCGAAGCCTCGATCCTGGTCTACAAGCGGGACGAGCGGGTCCAGGTCGAGTACTGGGCGCCCGGCGCGACCAAACCGGCGCCGGAGGCCGGCGGGACGAACTTCGAGTTCGCCGGACAGTCCACCGACCTGGAGACCGTCAAGATCTCCGACCCGGTGCCCGGCGAGTGGACGATCCGGCTCTCCTCGGCCGACGTGCCCGCCGACGAGGTGATGGCCACCGTGGTCTACCAGGCGGCGGTGCGCACCTACCTGACCGTCAACCCGCCGCAGCCCGAGCCGGGCCAGCAGGTCGACGTCGAGATGCAGGTCTGGGCCCGCAAGCGGGCGATCACCGACCGGGCGGCGCTGAGCGGCCTGAACTTCAGCGCGTCGATGGCCGGCGCCGGCTTCGAACCCGGCCGGATCGCGCTGGCCGACGGCGACGGCGACGGCACGTTCACCGGGAAGGTGACGGTGCCCGCCGCCGCGACCGGCGATCTCGCCTTCACCGGGCAGGTCACCGGCATCGGCATCGGCGGTGACACCCGGGTGCTGAACACGACGGTCCAGGCCGGCGGCAACGCGGTGCAGGGCTCGATCCGGTTCGACGTCAACCGGGCGGCCGGCCACCCGGGCTCGGAGATCACCGGGCAGGTCGCTGTGAGCAACGACTCCGGTGCGCCGGTCCGGCTGCGGCTCATCGTCGCCGACCCGTCGCCGGGCACGGTGCTCACCGTGGACCCGCCGCTGCTGGAGGCCGCCGCCGGTGACAGCCAGATGCCGTTCACCCTGCGGGTCGGCGCGGACACGGCGGAGGACACCATTTCGGCCACGCTGCGGCTGGTGCGGGACGACGACCCCTCGGTCGTGATCGCCGAGCGGCTGTTCGCCGCCGAGATCACGCCGGTGCCGTCGTGGCCGTACCGCAACCGCTGGTGGCTGCTGGGCGCGGCCGTGCTGCTGGTGATCGGCCTGGCGGTGCTCGCGGTCCGGTGGCGGGCGCGCAACGAGGCCCTGAAGGTGCAGGGCCTGACGGTGCGGCTGTTCGCCGCCGGCACGCTGCGCGACGAACTGCCGGCGCCCGACGGCAACCGCCGGGCGCTGCGGTTCACGGTGCACGAGGACTTCAGCGGGCCGAGTCTGCAGCCGGCCGAGGCACGGGACGCGGAGGCGTACGAGGTGCGGCGGGCGGGCTCCGGCATCGTGTTCGCCGCGCCCGGCAAGCCACGCGGTCCGCTCGGCCTGGGCGTGTCCAAGCCGGTCCGCGACCAGCTCAGCGTCGTGGTCACCGACGGCGGCGACACCGACGAGTCGGTGCCGCAGGCCTTCGATTCCCCGTTCGTCGGCTCCCCGGCGTCCGTCCCGATTCCGGGCCCGCGCAGCGAGAGCGAGCCCGAGTCGTACCCGCCGCCGCAGGACCCGTACGCCTCCGATCCGTTCGGTGCGCCCACCACGCCGTTCGGGAACGGATCCGCGCCGGCTGACGCCTCGCCCGCCGGCGGCAGCGGCTTCGAGGACCTCAACAACCCCTTCCGCTGA
- a CDS encoding Pycsar system effector family protein, producing MATRKPPPPATDDAWRALQLQFDLVKHAETKAAATLASCGVLGGLLYSLVSQNKTGGVLFAVLASVTAVAIVTAATAAGLALRPRLFRRETGQNLLFYSAIAHRFGHDAEAFGREFSVLLADRPAMLAALSGQVLSNANVATRKYRATNVAIITLLVALGLMAATATIGLTGW from the coding sequence TTGGCGACGCGCAAACCGCCGCCTCCGGCGACCGATGACGCCTGGCGAGCCCTGCAACTCCAGTTCGATCTGGTCAAGCACGCGGAGACGAAGGCGGCCGCGACCCTGGCGTCGTGCGGCGTGCTCGGCGGTCTGCTCTACAGCCTGGTCTCGCAGAACAAGACCGGTGGCGTGCTGTTCGCGGTCCTGGCGTCGGTCACCGCGGTCGCGATCGTGACCGCCGCGACCGCCGCCGGTCTCGCCCTGCGGCCCCGGTTGTTCCGGCGGGAGACCGGCCAGAACCTGCTGTTCTACAGCGCCATCGCACACCGGTTCGGTCACGACGCCGAGGCGTTCGGCCGGGAGTTCTCGGTGCTTCTGGCTGACCGGCCCGCGATGCTCGCCGCGCTCTCCGGCCAGGTCCTGTCGAACGCCAATGTGGCCACCCGCAAGTACCGGGCCACCAACGTCGCGATCATCACCCTGCTGGTGGCGCTCGGCCTCATGGCGGCCACCGCGACGATCGGCCTGACCGGCTGGTGA
- a CDS encoding Crp/Fnr family transcriptional regulator has protein sequence MGSRIPWPSSDWAPGTFLGGLTPSAAADLLSRCARRRYPTGQAILREGAQGSHVVVLESGFVKVTTAVEGQETLLGIRLPGELLGEIGALTGSPRSATVTACGTVHVGVLARAGFEDFLSCHPGASTLVMATIAGQLSWANRRRSDFAAFPAHVRLARLLVEIAQVCGRPRADDSIEIAVPLSQPELAAMIAIARATVQKALHELRARKLISTAYRRIVILDPRGLAALTDPDDQR, from the coding sequence ATGGGGTCGAGAATCCCGTGGCCGTCATCCGATTGGGCGCCCGGCACCTTCCTGGGTGGCCTCACCCCGTCCGCCGCCGCTGATCTGCTCAGCCGGTGCGCCCGGCGCCGCTACCCGACCGGGCAGGCCATCCTCCGCGAGGGCGCCCAAGGATCGCACGTCGTGGTGCTGGAGAGCGGCTTCGTCAAGGTGACCACCGCGGTCGAGGGTCAGGAGACCCTGCTCGGCATCCGGCTGCCCGGCGAACTGCTCGGCGAGATCGGCGCCCTGACCGGCAGCCCGCGCAGCGCGACCGTGACCGCCTGCGGCACCGTGCACGTGGGTGTCCTCGCCCGGGCCGGGTTCGAGGACTTCCTGAGCTGCCACCCCGGGGCCTCCACGCTGGTGATGGCCACCATCGCCGGCCAGTTGAGCTGGGCCAACCGCCGGCGCAGCGACTTCGCCGCCTTCCCCGCGCACGTCCGCCTGGCCCGCCTGCTGGTGGAGATCGCCCAGGTCTGCGGCCGGCCCCGCGCCGACGACAGCATCGAGATCGCCGTCCCGCTGAGTCAGCCGGAGCTGGCCGCCATGATCGCGATCGCGCGGGCCACGGTGCAGAAGGCCCTGCACGAGCTGCGCGCTCGCAAGCTGATCAGCACCGCCTACCGCCGGATCGTCATCCTCGACCCCCGGGGCCTGGCCGCCCTCACCGACCCGGATGATCAGAGGTGA
- a CDS encoding enoyl-CoA hydratase/isomerase family protein, whose translation MSVVITQVTGHLGHLVLNRPAAINALTPEMVAIMRQALAEWATSPQVRTVLISGAGERGLCAGGDIRAIHADAVSGGTGTLDFWADEYRLNASIAAYPKPVVALMDGLVMGGGIGISAHAPVRVVTERSRLAMPEVGIGMHPDVGGSWLLSHAPGELGTHLALTGSPVGAADGIAAGLADHYVPAALLPALTDRLATLPAEEAVAAVAETAPPGEFATARAWIDECYTGDSVSAIIDRLARHAEPGAQAAAKEIATRSPTALTITLRSVRTAAALPDLNAALEQEYRLSAAMLRLPDLAEGIRAQIIDKDRRPRWNPATLADVPAGLIDACFAKS comes from the coding sequence ATGAGCGTCGTCATCACCCAGGTCACCGGGCATCTCGGGCACCTGGTGCTGAACCGGCCGGCCGCCATCAACGCGCTCACCCCGGAGATGGTCGCGATCATGCGGCAGGCGCTGGCCGAGTGGGCGACCTCCCCTCAGGTACGGACCGTGCTGATCAGCGGGGCCGGTGAGCGCGGCCTGTGCGCGGGCGGCGACATCCGGGCCATTCACGCGGACGCGGTCTCCGGCGGCACCGGGACACTGGACTTCTGGGCTGATGAGTACCGGTTGAACGCGAGCATCGCGGCGTACCCCAAACCGGTCGTCGCCCTGATGGACGGCCTGGTGATGGGCGGCGGCATCGGCATCTCCGCGCACGCGCCGGTGCGGGTGGTGACCGAACGGTCCCGGCTGGCCATGCCCGAGGTCGGCATCGGCATGCATCCGGACGTCGGCGGATCCTGGCTGCTCTCGCACGCCCCCGGCGAGCTGGGCACCCACCTGGCGCTGACCGGGTCGCCGGTCGGCGCCGCGGACGGCATCGCCGCCGGGCTGGCCGACCACTACGTGCCGGCTGCGCTTCTGCCGGCGCTGACCGACCGCCTGGCCACCCTCCCGGCCGAGGAGGCGGTCGCCGCTGTCGCCGAGACCGCGCCGCCGGGCGAGTTCGCCACGGCGCGGGCCTGGATCGACGAGTGCTACACCGGCGACTCGGTCAGCGCCATCATCGACCGCCTGGCCCGGCACGCCGAGCCCGGCGCGCAGGCCGCCGCCAAGGAGATCGCCACCCGCTCGCCCACCGCGTTGACCATCACCCTGCGATCGGTACGCACCGCGGCCGCCCTGCCCGACCTGAACGCCGCCCTCGAACAGGAGTACCGCCTGTCGGCGGCGATGCTGCGGCTGCCCGACCTGGCCGAAGGCATCCGGGCCCAGATCATCGACAAGGACCGCCGCCCCCGCTGGAACCCGGCCACCCTCGCCGACGTGCCCGCCGGCCTGATCGACGCCTGCTTCGCGAAATCCTGA
- a CDS encoding SigE family RNA polymerase sigma factor: MTEDFDSFYSATARRVLLHVYAVCGDLGDAQDITQEAYARAWQRWSKVSAYDDPEQWVRTVAWRLAANRWRGFRRWMSARSRLGRPDVVASPSPDRVAVLAALQELPDAQRRTVVAHYLLDMSVDEIAASTGTPAGTVKARLSRARTALATLLDDSPEVPDVAVRS; encoded by the coding sequence ATGACCGAGGACTTCGATTCGTTCTACTCGGCCACGGCACGGCGGGTGTTGCTGCACGTGTACGCCGTCTGCGGTGATCTGGGCGATGCCCAGGACATCACCCAGGAGGCGTACGCGCGCGCCTGGCAACGGTGGTCGAAGGTCTCCGCCTACGACGACCCGGAGCAGTGGGTGCGTACCGTGGCGTGGCGGCTGGCCGCCAACCGGTGGCGTGGCTTTCGCCGCTGGATGTCGGCGCGGTCCCGTCTCGGCCGTCCGGACGTCGTGGCCAGCCCGTCACCGGACCGGGTCGCCGTCCTCGCCGCCCTGCAGGAGCTGCCGGACGCGCAGCGGCGCACCGTGGTGGCGCACTACCTGCTGGACATGTCGGTGGACGAGATCGCCGCCAGTACCGGCACCCCCGCCGGGACGGTCAAGGCCCGGCTCTCGCGGGCGCGCACCGCCCTCGCCACCCTGCTCGACGACTCTCCGGAGGTGCCCGATGTCGCAGTCCGTTCGTGA
- a CDS encoding LytR C-terminal domain-containing protein — protein sequence MSQSVREAILDLQADVEQVRLAPAEAVRRRGQQRRRRRYAFAGTSLALVAGVAGFALTIATPGSVPSATTDAATGGDPHCGTVPVNLEMPDGPETVALRIFNGTTQAGVDEQVTQSLRERSFAQARSAGTAAAVPGPEIAVLRYGPRAVGPAGLLAAYFPGPVAEQFDPAREDSAVDVIVGPGFRRLAASTEVNQALVQAGPATVPEQCLPRTGN from the coding sequence ATGTCGCAGTCCGTTCGTGAGGCGATCCTCGATCTGCAGGCCGACGTCGAGCAGGTGCGCCTGGCACCGGCCGAGGCCGTCCGGCGCCGCGGACAGCAGCGCCGCCGTCGCCGGTACGCGTTCGCCGGCACGTCGCTGGCCCTCGTGGCGGGCGTGGCCGGCTTCGCGCTGACCATCGCAACGCCCGGCAGCGTGCCCTCGGCCACTACGGACGCCGCGACCGGAGGTGACCCGCACTGCGGCACCGTGCCGGTGAACCTGGAGATGCCGGACGGACCGGAGACCGTCGCGCTCCGCATCTTCAACGGCACCACCCAGGCCGGCGTGGACGAACAGGTGACGCAGAGCCTGCGCGAGCGCTCCTTCGCTCAAGCTCGCAGCGCGGGCACCGCTGCCGCCGTGCCCGGCCCCGAGATCGCCGTTCTTCGGTACGGGCCCCGCGCGGTCGGTCCGGCCGGGCTCCTGGCGGCGTACTTCCCCGGGCCGGTCGCCGAACAGTTCGACCCGGCTCGCGAGGACAGCGCCGTCGACGTGATCGTCGGTCCCGGATTCCGCCGGCTGGCGGCGAGCACCGAGGTCAACCAGGCCCTGGTGCAGGCCGGCCCGGCGACCGTGCCCGAGCAGTGCCTGCCCCGCACCGGCAACTAG
- a CDS encoding MSCRAMM family protein produces MKHRSSVRAGAVLAAASLACAGIAAPAQAGPGGRVSATVVDSATGQPVAGACIALVVPGRGGLPDHCGDDSDEQGRVTISAVPAGTYQIFVFTPEGYGYQWAGPRGGTGDQQEAAKIRVRAGRTVQAPTVRLNPPGSISGVVRDPDGAPTRWANVAITAWDFGVGPSRGSVDADVQGRYTLDHLGPYAWPLSFTTGDLARQWSGGVGNRFRAEKIQVEAGQDTRYDNTLTRGSVLRGAVTLRDGAEADFWRITAVNATTGDPIGVADSTEAGDPAYEMRLAGPQQVRISWYVRVGEESRSGSWQNGARVRVPASGVRTLDLTI; encoded by the coding sequence GCGCGGGCGCCGTCCTCGCGGCCGCCTCGCTGGCCTGCGCGGGCATCGCCGCGCCGGCGCAGGCGGGGCCGGGAGGGCGGGTCAGCGCGACCGTCGTCGACAGCGCCACCGGTCAGCCGGTCGCCGGGGCGTGCATCGCGCTGGTGGTCCCGGGGCGGGGCGGCCTGCCGGACCACTGCGGGGACGACTCCGACGAGCAGGGCCGGGTCACCATCAGCGCGGTTCCGGCCGGCACCTACCAGATCTTCGTCTTCACGCCGGAGGGCTACGGCTACCAGTGGGCCGGTCCTCGCGGCGGCACCGGCGACCAGCAGGAAGCGGCCAAAATCCGGGTTCGGGCCGGCCGGACGGTCCAGGCGCCGACCGTACGGCTCAACCCGCCCGGCTCGATCAGCGGCGTGGTGCGCGACCCTGACGGCGCGCCGACGCGCTGGGCGAACGTCGCAATCACCGCCTGGGACTTCGGGGTGGGCCCGTCACGGGGCTCGGTGGACGCCGATGTACAGGGCCGGTACACACTCGACCACCTCGGGCCGTACGCGTGGCCGCTCTCCTTCACCACCGGCGACCTGGCGCGGCAGTGGTCGGGTGGCGTGGGCAACCGGTTCCGGGCCGAGAAGATCCAGGTCGAGGCGGGCCAGGACACCCGGTACGACAACACGCTGACACGGGGCAGCGTGCTGCGTGGCGCGGTGACTTTGCGCGACGGCGCGGAGGCCGATTTCTGGCGGATCACCGCGGTGAACGCGACGACCGGCGACCCGATCGGCGTGGCGGACTCCACCGAGGCCGGAGATCCGGCGTACGAGATGCGGCTCGCCGGCCCGCAGCAGGTCCGGATCAGTTGGTATGTGCGGGTCGGCGAGGAGAGCCGGTCCGGCTCGTGGCAGAACGGGGCGCGGGTACGGGTGCCGGCCTCCGGTGTCCGCACGCTCGACCTGACGATCTGA